Proteins encoded in a region of the Nicotiana tomentosiformis chromosome 9, ASM39032v3, whole genome shotgun sequence genome:
- the LOC138898996 gene encoding uncharacterized protein, translating to MTVGHLPSLPTFSEEALNEAQELKTPDMGGGSSAISSQKDEAIKDLQADLAKARKEEVELDKQVRLVQLEYGFDLTVEANHSLSQLQQNVEKIGLLREEVDQIKAECNRWKETIDRLDVEKETILAKLLSADIQLRSVKQKGLAQAKRIEDLETQLAEAKAEVESSKVMADKSIVVYRADAEAAQMEARETADTANIRAHWVAELSKCRSRREILEEIHARGFDLAEEIKRVKELEVEAEALASDDDYDDDDKGSKSGSEDGGEHDGEETSLDDNPET from the exons ATGAcagtgggtcatttgccttctcttccgaccttttctgaggaggcgttaaatgAAGCTcaagaattgaagacccccgatatgggcggaggctctagt GCCATTAGCAG tcAAAAGGACGAGGCCATAAAagacctccaagcagatttggctaaggctcgtaaAGAAGAGGTCGAACTAGATAAGCAAGTGAGACTCGTTCagttagagtatgggtttgacctaactgtggaagctaaccattcgttatctcagctgcagcaaaatgttgaaaagatcgggttgcttcgggAAGAAGTAGATCAAATCAAGGCCGAATGTAACCgatggaaggagactatcgaccgcctggatgtagaaaaagaaaccatcttggccaaattattatcaGCCGATAttcagcttcgaagcgtcaagcaaaagggtttggctcaggccaagaggatcgaggatcTTGAAACAcagcttgctgaggccaaggcagaggttgagtcatcgaaagtcatggcggacaagtccattgtcgtgtatcgggctgatgccgaggctgctcaaatggaggCAAGAGAGACAGCAGATACTGCCAACattcgagcacattgggttgccgaactttctaagtgtcggtctcggagggagatcctcgaggagatacacgctcgaggtttcgaccttgctgaagagataaaaagggttAAAGAGCTCGAAgttgaagctgaagccttggcttctgatgacgattatgatgatgatgataaaggTAGCAAGAGTGGGTCCGAAGATGGGGGGGAGCACGATGGAGAAGAGACCTCTCTCGATGATAACccagaaacttag